TTCTGATGGTAAATTGCTGTTATTTTGCTGGTTATCTGGTGTTGTTTTGTGGTCGTATTCTTCATCGTTTGATTGATAAATTGCCCAGTTATCAACGGTTATGACACTATATTTGTTGGTGGAGTCAATAGAAATCACTCCATCTTCTTCCAATATTTCAAAGTAGTCACGAACGGTAGACTCTTTCATATTTAATTCCAATGCAGCCTTTTTACGTCCAAATATAAATTGACCAGGTTTAAGTTGAACTTTTTGCCTACCCACTCTTGATTCGGTATTTTTATGACTTGATTTTGTCAGGCAATAGATAAATATTTTTAACAGCTTTTCGTTTTCAAAAATCTCACTTTGAAGGATTTTGCGATGAAGCTTCAGCCACCCTTGCATTTTTCCCCCTCCTATAAAAGCTAAGTTAAGATAATTGATATAATAGACTTAACCTTTTGATCTCAATTTAGAATAATGTTCTTCCCACAACTCAATCCATCCTATCTCATATGTCTCGCATACTAGAGCTAGGTACATAAGTGACCAATAAATCACCTCTACAATTTTACTAGCCGAATTTCTAATATCTTGCATTTCAATTGATTGAACAATATTAGGTTTTTCTGTTAATTGGAACTTATTAGTTGATTCAAGTGCTTCAGTTAAGTGTTCTTCTAATCTTGAATGCACAGTACCTTTACAAATATCTGAATTCGGAGCATTTGTTCTTGTTACTCCCCAGCCAATGTACTCGTTTGCTGCCTCTAAGGCCAACCATGGATCGTTATACTTTTCAATTAATTGTCTTGTTGTGGCTGGTTGAACTTTGCGCTCTCCAGTTTCTTGTTTACTCAAGTATTCTCTAGATAACATTAACTCGCTTGAAAATTGTTCTTGTGACTTTTCCTTGCAAACTCTGAAGTTTTTCAATGTTCTTGCAGATCTACTTTCTTTCAATTAACTCAGTCCTTTTAGTAGCAATTTGTGTACCTATAACAATGTTAAAAGTATAGTAAGCTAAAACTAGTTATATAGCTTGGTCTTCAAAACTTACTTCTTGCTCTCTGATCCAAGCATCGATGGTTTCCTGCGAAAAAAATATTCTTCGACGGATTCGAAAATGCGGAATCTCACTTGTTCGAACCATCGTGTAGATCGTGTCTTTACATACACCCAGATATTCAGCAGCTTCTAAGACTGTCATTGTGCGTCGGTTCAATTAGATCACCTCCTCGGGATTTTGATACGAAACGTCGCAAAAATCTTCAAAAAAATTTACATCTGGTGTAACTTTTAATGCTTTTGCTATGGCTATCATCTGTTCAATGTTAGGTTCTGTTCTTCCTCTTTCAATGCTAGAGTAGTTCACTCGGGTTAAACCTGCAGTATCAGCTACTTTTTGTTGAGATAAATTTAATTTTTCTCTTTGCTGTCGCATTTTAGTACGCATCATTTATCACCTTCCTTTGCGACGTAATGTATCAACTAACCATATAATATGATACGTTATGGAACATGTCAACAGTTATTGCGACTTTTTGTATCAAATATTTTATTGCTACATTTTGTATAGTATTATTAAACTATAAAATAAACATAAATGGTGGTTTTGATATGAGTGTAGGAAATTTAATAACTAAATTAAGGAAGAAAAGAAACCTCACTCAAGAAGGTTTGGCAGAAAGAGTGGGTATTTCCAGAGCTTCTTTATCCCACTATGAAAAAGATAGACGCGAGCCCGATTACGAAACTCTTCGAAAATTGGCAGATTTCTTTGAAGTATCAACTGATTATTTACTTGGTAGATCAAAAGCTGCTAAAAAGACTGGCAATGAGGAATATGATTCAATAGAAGAAATAAACCGACTCTTAGATAAATACGAAATCGATGAAATGTCTTTCTTTGATATTGATAAGTGGAAGTCGATGAGCCCGGAGCAAATCCGGGAATTGGAAAGCTACTTTCAATATTTAGTTCAGAAGTCCAAGGAAATGGATAAAAAATAAACATGTCTTTGCAGGGAGCTAATAAGCAATGAATAAGAAACTGAAGTATTTTTTCCTTATTCTAATGACCACCTTTATCGTTGGATGTACCAACGTTGAAGATGCATCCACGACAGATGAAGGAACGGTTTCACAAGAACAAACTGCAGTCGATACAAACCAATACGATGAAAAAAAAGAAGCTAACCCTACGGTTGTTGATGATCCGGAAGAAGAAGATACATCACCAAAAACGGACGCTGACCCAGCAATAGAGGAAACACCGCCAGAAACGCATGATGATCAGTTTGAAGGATACCAACTAATTGAGGTGGAAGGCGGTGATCTAAGCGGTGATCGAGAATCAAACGTTGTAGTGGACATAGGATTTGGTGACAGAGAGTACTGGGCATTCACTAATGAACATGGTCAATTAGTGAGAGTTGTTGCTGATGAAATTATTCTACAAGATGATAGCAATGAACCTGTCCTATCTAGTGGTAGATACTTCTCTGACGAGGCTAAAGTTCCAGGTGTCGAAAGTGATGTGTTAGACGAGGGGCACGTTATTGCTGACTCGTTGGGAGGGGTATCTAACGCCTATAATATTACACCTCAAGAAAGTACACTGAACCGGCATGGTGACCAATCGTACATGGAGAATGCGATAAGTAAAGCAGGGGGTGCGACTAAATTTGAAGCAGTTCTCTCTTACTCAGATACAAACACACAAATACCTTCCAAGTATCGGTATTCTTACACGATAAACGGTAACGAGGTTGTAGATACTTTCGAAAATGTAAACCCCGATGAAGTTAATGAGTCGTTGGGTTTAACAGGTAGTGACAAATCTTCTGAAGCAGATAACTCTAATACTGTAGAAAAAAATGATGTTTCTAGCATTGATACTAATGGTAATGGGCAAGTAACAATTCAAGAAGCGAAGGATGCTGGTTTCAGTATGCCTATAACAGACGATCATTGGTTATATCCTTACATGCGAGATAATGATGGCGATGGGATGGTTGGAGAGTAAGCCTTAAGATGTTGTAATTCCTACTACTCCTCCCACTAAAAGCTTTACGAAGTTCATAGTTTTCCTTCCCAAAATGATCCCCCTATATTTGATAGCAAGTACTATATTGAGCCATAGCCCCCTATTAGTTAAACAGATGAGAAGATCTCTAGCCTAAAATAGGCTAGAGATCTTCTTTTTTTATGGTAAGTCTTACTTTGTACACTTTTGAAGATCCACACAAGCCTCCATTCTACAAAGTAAAAATGACATAATGATACAGATAACTGGAGATGGGAAGGTTATATTGTAGGAAAAGCGCCTTTAGAGCACAATGAGAAGATATCTTGTAACTAATAACGCATTATAAGTCTTAACTGCAGTAAAGCCCCCAATACATGAAGATTTGAATTCAAGATAATCCGCTGAATTTTAATCTATATGGGTACGAAGTTAATCCTCTTAATTACTGGGTCATAAATATCCTGATTATTTAAAATCGAGATATAGATTAAATTTTACTATGAGTTTTTTTATCTAAACTATAATCAATGACTTTATTTAACTTATTAAGTGTTAACTTAACATCTACATATCTACTAGTAATAAAGTAAAATGTTGTACCATCATGTTCGTTATAAACTGATTTAATTACTTCCAGGTCATTTATACTAACTTCGCTTGTTTTTGCAGCTATGTCTAATACAGCACCCTTATCAAAACTTTCAATCACATGTACTTCGGCTTCATCTGATTTACTTTTTCGGAAAAAATCGTAGATGTATGCGCCTATTATAGAAGCAGGTATATTACTTAACCAAAGCAGCAGATCTATTCCCCAATCAGATGCACCTTTCTCGAAAATCTTTTCAGAATGTGTAATTGTTAATTCCTGTCCAAACTCGTTATGTAATTCATTTATCAAACTCTGAGTCAATTCCTCATCAAAGTTAGAAACAAGAACTAGAGTATCACCTATGTTAGAATTAAAGCTTGGATAATCAATTTCTTCGCCATTGCTTTTTAGATACTCTGTAATAAAAGAATATTCACTAGTATCAAACAGTTCTATTCTTACAAAGATGATGTTATCAAAACCGTTAAGATACACAGAAAAACCATCACCTATTCCAAAACCTATAGTTCTGTGAATTTCTCCAGAGAACTCCTCCAAATTTTTGTCTATTTGAAAACATAGACTTTTTAGGTGCACATTTTCTTTTGGACCAAAACCCATTTCATCCCAAACTTGGTCATAAATATCTACTATATACTTATTAATTACAAACTCATCCCCTTTCCACTTCATTGGCAGTTAATTCCCCTTAAAAGCAACAAAGGGCGTATCTAAATTCAATCCTCTAAGGCAGGCTACTATTCAAAGTCAAATACTACTATATCATTATAAATGTCTTTTTCACGGTAGACATTCTCTACAACGGCACATATTTTTTTGCAAAAATCCACAACATTGATTCTTATATAAATGTCAGGATCTTCGCCTTTATCTCCATCACTCCAGGACTTACTATAACTGGTAATGCTATTTGATAATACAAACTTAAGACTTTGAGAATCTTTTACACCTAGTTCTTTCCGCACCTTCGCTGTTGCATCAAGGGATCCCTCATGAAGTAATAAATTTCGTAATTCATATACTATTCTTCCACTGATAGTCAGTGATTCTAAATCGTTCAATTCAACCTTAGGTTTGTCATATTTATAAATATATTCATCATACCAATATCGATATCTTCTCCCTGAACCATCCAAATTAGGATATGAGATTTTTGAACATATATCTGGTAATGTTAGAGTTAATGCTAAAGCTGATAAATAATTCTTGTTTTCTAGATTACTTTCTATCTCATTTAAAAGGTGTCTCAGGTCATTCTCCTCCTTGCATAATAAAAAATATAGAGTTCAAGCATGAATCGATAAAATAATTTCGCATAACCATTTATATGAACTATACTTTACTAGCGTTTCTCTGATCTACATAAGAGCAATTATCACTAATTGGAAAAATGCCTCCATTACAGGAAGAGTTGATTCCGAGATATTTCCATTTAAGTCACAGTATCTTTCACAATTATCTGCCTATAGTTTGCATCATCTTTCTTTAACATGTTGAAAAGTCTTTATCAAGAATAAGCACATGGAACCAGATAAATTCACTGCTAATTCTGCGTGACGAGAAGATGGTTTATAATATGTTACTTTTCCTTTGCCATGAGCATCCCCGTGTTTATTTCTTAAGTTACCTAAACCATTAACAATTGATGAACACCCACCTAATATTTGCTTAAATAATGTAATGTCATGCTGTTCAGGTGATAGGTTCAATTCATTGGTTACTGCCTTATATATTTCATGCAAGTCAGCATTAGCTTTATAAGGAACTCCTCTTTCTTCGAGTATGTGTTTTAATACACTCTCCATTAGTGTACGTGATAAAGTTATCGCACCTTCTGGGTCATTTTCCATCCTTTCAATAGCTGTCTTCCAATACTCCAAAACATGTTCGGAATCGAATACCATTAAATTAGAATCTATAGTTTCTGAAAAAGGCAATTCTGCCTCTTCCTCTAAAAACTCTAACAAATTGTTAAAACTATTCCATATGTACTGTCTTCTTTCAGCGTATGTAGAGAATTTATATTTAATAAATTGCCAGAACTGTCCAAGGTCTCTATTCTTGATTACGTAATCAGGTAAGTATGTTTTAGTTTTTTTATTCCCCATGAAATGTTTTCTCAGCATTATATAATGATCATTATGTGCTGGCCCATCTTGTGTACTAGCGTTTGTCAACAATGTCTGTAAATAATCCGCCTTATCAAATTCTCCTATATTTTTTTCTTCAAGGTTAGGTTTAATATCTTCTTCTAGCAAATCTTTCAGCTTATTCATATCGCAATCACCTCTTAATATATTTTACCATTAATATCCGCTAGTGAATTGCAAGCATTCACAATAGATTTAATAATGGCGATTATTATTATTGAATAATCCTGCCCAACATTAAGAAGAGGGCAATTCCTTTGTTTAAGAATCGCCCTCTTTTCTATAAAACTCGAATTCGAGGTATCTCAATCCGATATTTTATATTACTCCCCCCCTTTAGTTGAGGGGTTATTGAATAACAAACTGTTTCTTTCTTCTATGATAGATATTTATTATGACCCATAAGATAAAAAGAACACTGAAGCAGGTAATACCGAAAAACAAAGAATAAATACCTATGGCACGATAATCCAAAACTTCAATTTCAACGAAGCTATTACCTCCACCATACGATAAATCACTATAAACTAAAGGAAAAGGTTGATTGAAGTTATTCCCAAACTCATAAACTGGGTTACTCCTATCTCCGTTAAGATAAACAGTTAGTTGTTTGATATAATTCGCATCATTGAGTAATTGTTCGATTTTATCTTCGGTTGATTGTGTCACTTCTGCATTGTTTTCAACAAAATCTCCTATTTTATAAGCAATTTCGGCTTGTGTCTCAGAACGTTCGTTTCCAATGTTTATGAAATAGCTAAAAATAATGGTTGAAACAAGCAAGATGGTTATACCTACAAATATCAACCATTTGGCAAATGTTTTTTGAGCCTTAAATAATTGCGCTACAACCGTACGCATTTCTTCTTTCCCGCCAAAACGTTCAATGGCAATATCAATAGCTTCCTCTTCTGTTTTCCCTTCCGCTTTCAATTCATTTACTGCTTCTAATAGGTGATTTTTCATTTCTAACTTTAATTCTTGTATTTCTTTCTTATCTCCACTTGCTTTTTTATAAACCGTGTCTACAAAATTATCAATTTGTTTCAATCTTTTTCTCCCCCTTCTAAAAATGAATCAATAATCTTTTTAAAGAAATGCCATTCAGTTCTTTTTTGTTCAAAACCTTCTATACCTAAATCAGTGAGCTTATAATACTTCCGCCTACCTCCAGGTCCTTGCTCATCTCCCCAATAAGAAGAGATCCATTTATTTTTTTCTAATCGTTTTAAAGAAAGGTAAAGCGTACCTTCTTTTAATTCAAATTGTTCTTTGCTTTTTTCGCGAACTAATTTTGCTAATTCATAGCCATACATATCCCTAGTATGTAAAAGCGATAAAATCAACGTATCTATGTGACCTTTTAGAACTTCTTTATTTATTTCCAATATTTTCACCTCACCTTACACTATAATTTTTAATACCTAATAATGCAATGTATTGTTGTAAAAAAAAGGGCGACTTTTTTAGAATCGCCCCCTTTTACGTAAGACTCGGATTCGAGATATCACTTACTTTTGTATCGTAGCTAGTTATATTTCTTAATTTGAAAGTTCTTTTAATTTTGCTACTGCTTCTTCCATATCATATGTTTTATACTCTAACTTTTTGAACTCTCCTCCACCAATTTCATATATTAACACTGCTGGAACTTGTTCTATTTCAACTTGTGGGTGTTGTTCTTTAACATCTTCTAAACTTGTTAAGAATTTTATTTCGTGGAATTTTTCTGATGAAACGTTTATTTCTTCTGTAATCATCTCGTCCGTTTTATCATCTCCATTTTGTACTACCAAAACGGAATATAATTTTTCTTCTCCTCCATTACCAGTACACCCAACTAGTAAGCTGAAAGTGATAGTAAGCATTAAGAAGATAACCACTTTACCTTTCACTGTTTATGCCTCCAAACTCAGTTATCTTTTAATTAGGGATTACTACATATACGATTTTACAAAGGTATAGTTTCATTACTCACTAAACTGCATCGTTAGTGAAATAGCGTTTTTACTTATTCAAGAAGTGCCCCCTTTTCTATAAGACTCGAATTCAAGGTATTCTAAACATATACTGACTTGGCCAGCCTCCAATTTCATAATAACCGGCTACCCTTTACACTTACTGGCCTCGTTATTATCTCTTTTATGTTGGATTGGGAACCTCAAAATAGTAAGCTACTGAATAAATGATTTTTGTATTGTCGCTGTCGTTGCTTCTCCAATTAAAATTCACTATATAAGTGATTTCCTCTCCCTTATCACCAGTGACTTCAATAACATTCTTATCTGCTGTTTCTTGAATTCCGGTAGCGCCTTGTTGCTGATGATACAGAATTTGATCTGGCCTAGGGAAAGTATTTGGAATCCTAATCTCTATTTGATCGCCTATGCTAGCATCAATTTTCTTTGGTTTTATTTCTTGCTTTATCTTATTTAATGGCAAATCATTACCCTCAGAACATTCAGCAGAAGTCTTACACTTCAGTTTATATTTCGCCTCATAAGCTTTATTGTTATAAATAAATTGCACTTTATCAAGTTGATCTACATCTATTTTGTCTGCTATTTGATCCGTACTAGCTTTATTTGAGTTTTGAGACTCCTCCTTATTAGAACTCCCTAGTGGAGAACAAGCCCCTAAAACAATTGTAACTAGCATAATGAAAATTAATTGCTTCATTCTTAGTCTCCTTCTTTGGTAGATATAATAATAATTTATAATTAATTGGGTGGTAAAATGCTGCGGCAACATAATCATACGAAAAGCGCGAAAAAGCCAGCTAAAGATGCTGACTTTAGGAACCGGTAATTCAGATAAGCCCCCTATACATGAAAACTCAGTACTGAGATAAATATGCTTAGCCTAACAGAATTGATCCGAAATATAAGAAACTCATACTAAGAAAGACAAAAGAAAACGTGGTTATTGGTTTTGGTAATTTCCCTTTGAAATAAATCAACACTAAGCCGATCAATATATGAACAGCTATAAATAGGAAAATGAACATCTTATTCCATCACTCCTAGCAATTTAAGACTCGATATCAAAATTATTTTGAAAAGGTAACTTTTACTCATTCTCTTCTTCATAATATTTTTCTAAAAATCGAACTCTTTTCTCTAACTTCTTATTTCTAACAGCAGCTTCTAAATATGCCCCGACTGCCACTGCAAATGCAAACCAAGATATTAACCAATCCAACTGATTTTCCCTCCGGTACAATATTTTATCTTATTATAGAAAAGCCCCATTTACGTAAGACTCAGTTTCGAAATACCTCTAACTTTTCTTATACCCTTTAGTGAAGATGCATTTTACACATAAGTTTTATGTCCCAAAGTTACCGAACAATATCATCCCAACAATATAAATCAGTGCGACCCCCAGCCCTATCATCCCCAGAGAAGAAATGGATAAAACAATTATTTTCAGACGACCTTTCTCGCTAAATAGTGCAGTAATAAAAGAACCCAATAAAAGAACTAATAATAATGATGCGCCAACAGGACTAGATAAAGTATTCATTATTTGTGGAACAACAAAAAAGATAAGTATAAAAATAGTCATTAATGATAAAGAAATTGGTGCCAAATATTTTTTCAACAAACACCACTCCTCGCTCAAATTTATTATGAAGGTACACTGGATTTAGAAACTATCTAAATGCTAAGAAAGACGATTACCCTTATTAAGCAATCGCCCCCGTTTAGTGAAGACTCGAATCCGAGATACTTTGGATTTTTTTCAACTAACACAACCACCCTCAGGTAATAATTAATTCTAACGCTGCCACCCACATGAGAGAAATAGCTGCTATGTAAATAATTGAGTATGTTCTGCTCATTCCTTTTTCAGGCATTTCTACGAACTCTTTAATTATCAAAGATGGAGCTAAAAACAGCCATATAAACATCCACGAAAAAGGGATGTTAGTAAATAAATCAACCAAAAACATTACACCTGCGATTAATAACAAACTTCTACTTATGTACTTTGCTATCTTTTGCATATGCCCTCCTCACTTAATGGAATCCTCATTCCAAACTTATTTCTTATTTTCCTTTTCGTCTATTTCGTATGTCTCTGCTTGATCTAAAGGATCTATAAAATCCCCGTCATCGTATCTAAACTTGTCAGAATGACGATCAGGGTGACCTAACATATGAGAATACTTATGTAGACGGATTTGTCTAATAATTAGAGCAAAAACACATCCCCCTAATGCTACATATAATCCAGTCTCATAGTTGAAGTAGATAGATATAAAAAACAATAAGAGAGATGGAACAGCAATGATAGCTTGAAATAACTTCAAAATTTTCACTCCTTTATGATAAAAATATTAAAAGAAATCGCAGTGATATTTATAAAGAGCAATACTCTTCATTCCTAAAAAAACAGTATATCTTTTGTACGAACTGAAACAGCTTTAGTTTCAGACTCTCTAATATGGATAAACTAAGTCTTCAACTAACCTGCCCATTAACGAAAAAGCGATTGCTCATATTGAACAATCGCCCCCTTTACCGGATGACTTGAATCCAAGATAATTCACCGTTATTTTTATTACTAAAAACTTCTTTTACCTACGTTATCAAAAAAATAATCGAAGTAACTAGAAACGGTGCACCGAATATGCCAATCATCATTCCTAACCTTCTTTCTTCTCTATCTCCTTTATCTGTTGAAGCTACATTTAATTCAGACCTTCTAATAAAAGTTTTCATAAGGAAAGCAGAAATTAACGCTGACCCAAAACCGATAATATTAACTAAACTAATGAACATTTTCAGGCTAATGAATATTGTAATTGACAATATAATTAATAATAAGAAACCATATACTATTGCCTTTTTCAATATCACACCTCTTTCTTTATTTTAATCTGGGCAAAACCTATTAAAGTAAAGCTCTCGTTTACGGAAAACGCAAATTCAATATTCCTTCAGGACGCCCTGTTAGTTAAAATTATTAACTTTTGGAGATTTCAGTAAAAGCAAATAGCAAACCATTAATAATCCTATAGGTATACTCATTTCCCATTTTATCGAGTCACCCATTATCGTACTGTAATAAATCAATACTAATATACTTAGAATAAAAATAGCATTTGATAAGTTATTTATAAAATTGAATGTTTTCGTGGATATTTTCACGCATAATCCCTCCTTTAGCAACTTGCATAATCTACTTATTCATACGATTTAATAATAAATTCGTTTCAAAATCCTCTAATATCTCGAAACTGAGTCTTCAACTAACCTGCCCTTTAGCGAAAGACTCAGTTTCGAGATAACTATCCCTGAGGGAGCAAAATTCGACTTTTAAATCTTAAAAGTAGATAACCTGAGGGTATCACAGGTTTAAATTATTGGAAATAAGTCCCTTACCACCATCATCTTGTATATTGTGACTTCATTTAGCTTATGATGGATACTTTCATATATTTAATAGCAGTTTAGGATATTATCATTGGACTTTAACTTTGATTTTTTCACCCCGTTTTTCACAGTAAACTACAAGAAACTCCATTTCTACTTCAGTACAAATACATCCAATTATATTTGATTTATTTTCAACCATTGCCAATCTATTGAGAGTTATAATTCCATTTGCAAAATAGGAACATTTGTTCGTATAATGTTTTCAAGGAAGGTGAATCGTATGAATTTTCCACAATACACAACAACAGCACTAGAGGACTGGGTAACCAATTGGTACTTAAATCGCAATTTCCACTACCCAAATGAATTAATACTACCTAAAATAGCCATGCACTACGAAATCTTCGTCAAATATAAACCATTCGCATCACATTACACACGGTTTGGACGGTACAAAGAAATCGTCCTTAATTCTACTCTTGATAAAGCAACTCAGCGTGAGCAGTTCTTCCATGAACTCTGTCACGCTGTACGGCATGTAGGAAAACAAACAATGCTTTTAGATGCCTTCAGAGAGCTCCAGGAGCGAGATGCTAACCATTTCACGCTCTATGCTGCTCTTCCTCATCATATGATTATGAATTATGACTTTAATGAGTCTGAGCTTATCGAACGATGGGCTCACGACTTTGGAGTTTCTTATGAATTATGTGAAGAGCGTCTTATTAAGATTATCAGGCTTTCAGGTTGTACCAAGTGATTCCTTACAGATTATTAGAATAAAGTTAGGAGGTGGAATCTATGGCAAGCTATCAAAAAAGAGGTGGAAATTCTTTTTTGCTTATTGTTGAAGCTGGCTACAATGCTAAAGGGAGAAGAATTCGAAGAACAAAAACAATACGTGTAGAAGAATCTCTTTTAAAAACGAAGCGTAAATTAGAGAACCATTTAAACCAAGAATTAGTAAAGTTTGAAATGGAAGTACAAGCCGGAGAATATATTGCTCCCGAGAAAAAAACGATAGCAGCTTTTAAAGAGGACTGGCTTGAGAAACATGCAGTAAAGAACTTGGCTCTACGTACCCGCCAAAACTACGAAGAAAAGCTTAACAATTATATCCTCCCCTTTCTCGGACATATGAAAGTATCTGAAGTTAAACCCATTCACATTGTCAACTTTATGAATGAGGTCTCTAAGCCTGAAGCTTCTAAGCGTAAAAGAGAAGGCTTATCAGATAGCACTCTATATGAGATTGATAAAACCTTGAGAGTGTTATTCAATAGGGCAGTTGAATGGAGAATAATCTCGAAAAGTCCCCTCTCTGATCTTAGACGCCCTAAGATTAAACGCAAGGAAATGAAATTTCTTGAAGGTGATGAGGTTCATAATTTATTCGAGGCTTTGCAGAATGAACCATCCCACTGGAGGCTATATTTTCTGACTGCTACTATTGGCGGATTCAGAAGAGGTGAACTAATTGCTTTACAATGGTCGGACATTGATTTTGAGAATGAAGAAATCATCATAACTAACAGCATTCCCGCTTTCGAAAATGGGAAGCCCCACATAAAAAGCACCAAAACTAATGAATATTCCCGCCACGTTCCAATGCCTTCCTGGTACATGGAGTTGCTAAAAGAGCACAAATTGGAGTATAGCAAGGAGAAACTACAATTAGGTGCTGATTGGCAAGGAGAGGGCTTTGAATTTATATTTCATAGTGGTGAAGGAAAACCTTATTGGCCGGCTTCAGCTACAAGAAAATGGAGTGAAATTAGAAAAAAGTACAATATAAAGAATGTTCGCTTGCACGATCTTCGTCACACCATGGTTACGCTATTAATTGAGGAAGGTGCTGCTCTAAAAGCTATTCAACAACGAGCTGGTCACTCAAGTAGTAAGATCACTTCAGATGTTTATGGACACTTAACGAAAAAGGTTAGTCGATCAACAGCAGAGAAATTTGAAAAATATAACCCAAATTATAAGACCGCTAAAGAATCCTCCAATTAAATCAAATGAGGTGAATAATATACATGTTCCCTGTCCAATACTTGAATATCTAGTTTAGGGAGGGCGAACATTGATTTACTTTGAAGTAGCTATTGCTGTACTGTTAGTCGTGGCTTTTATCCATTTTCAACTGACTAAAAGGAAGAATCGCTATCAAAC
The Halobacillus halophilus DSM 2266 DNA segment above includes these coding regions:
- a CDS encoding helix-turn-helix domain-containing protein, with translation MKESRSARTLKNFRVCKEKSQEQFSSELMLSREYLSKQETGERKVQPATTRQLIEKYNDPWLALEAANEYIGWGVTRTNAPNSDICKGTVHSRLEEHLTEALESTNKFQLTEKPNIVQSIEMQDIRNSASKIVEVIYWSLMYLALVCETYEIGWIELWEEHYSKLRSKG
- a CDS encoding helix-turn-helix domain-containing protein; amino-acid sequence: MNRRTMTVLEAAEYLGVCKDTIYTMVRTSEIPHFRIRRRIFFSQETIDAWIREQEVSFEDQAI
- a CDS encoding helix-turn-helix transcriptional regulator — protein: MMRTKMRQQREKLNLSQQKVADTAGLTRVNYSSIERGRTEPNIEQMIAIAKALKVTPDVNFFEDFCDVSYQNPEEVI
- a CDS encoding helix-turn-helix domain-containing protein, with the protein product MSTVIATFCIKYFIATFCIVLLNYKININGGFDMSVGNLITKLRKKRNLTQEGLAERVGISRASLSHYEKDRREPDYETLRKLADFFEVSTDYLLGRSKAAKKTGNEEYDSIEEINRLLDKYEIDEMSFFDIDKWKSMSPEQIRELESYFQYLVQKSKEMDKK
- a CDS encoding DNA/RNA non-specific endonuclease, yielding MNKKLKYFFLILMTTFIVGCTNVEDASTTDEGTVSQEQTAVDTNQYDEKKEANPTVVDDPEEEDTSPKTDADPAIEETPPETHDDQFEGYQLIEVEGGDLSGDRESNVVVDIGFGDREYWAFTNEHGQLVRVVADEIILQDDSNEPVLSSGRYFSDEAKVPGVESDVLDEGHVIADSLGGVSNAYNITPQESTLNRHGDQSYMENAISKAGGATKFEAVLSYSDTNTQIPSKYRYSYTINGNEVVDTFENVNPDEVNESLGLTGSDKSSEADNSNTVEKNDVSSIDTNGNGQVTIQEAKDAGFSMPITDDHWLYPYMRDNDGDGMVGE
- a CDS encoding abortive infection family protein, giving the protein MNKLKDLLEEDIKPNLEEKNIGEFDKADYLQTLLTNASTQDGPAHNDHYIMLRKHFMGNKKTKTYLPDYVIKNRDLGQFWQFIKYKFSTYAERRQYIWNSFNNLLEFLEEEAELPFSETIDSNLMVFDSEHVLEYWKTAIERMENDPEGAITLSRTLMESVLKHILEERGVPYKANADLHEIYKAVTNELNLSPEQHDITLFKQILGGCSSIVNGLGNLRNKHGDAHGKGKVTYYKPSSRHAELAVNLSGSMCLFLIKTFQHVKER
- a CDS encoding permease prefix domain 1-containing protein, yielding MKQIDNFVDTVYKKASGDKKEIQELKLEMKNHLLEAVNELKAEGKTEEEAIDIAIERFGGKEEMRTVVAQLFKAQKTFAKWLIFVGITILLVSTIIFSYFINIGNERSETQAEIAYKIGDFVENNAEVTQSTEDKIEQLLNDANYIKQLTVYLNGDRSNPVYEFGNNFNQPFPLVYSDLSYGGGNSFVEIEVLDYRAIGIYSLFFGITCFSVLFILWVIINIYHRRKKQFVIQ
- a CDS encoding PadR family transcriptional regulator; this translates as MEINKEVLKGHIDTLILSLLHTRDMYGYELAKLVREKSKEQFELKEGTLYLSLKRLEKNKWISSYWGDEQGPGGRRKYYKLTDLGIEGFEQKRTEWHFFKKIIDSFLEGGEKD
- a CDS encoding DUF1218 domain-containing protein; its protein translation is MDWLISWFAFAVAVGAYLEAAVRNKKLEKRVRFLEKYYEEENE
- a CDS encoding ImmA/IrrE family metallo-endopeptidase; translation: MNFPQYTTTALEDWVTNWYLNRNFHYPNELILPKIAMHYEIFVKYKPFASHYTRFGRYKEIVLNSTLDKATQREQFFHELCHAVRHVGKQTMLLDAFRELQERDANHFTLYAALPHHMIMNYDFNESELIERWAHDFGVSYELCEERLIKIIRLSGCTK
- a CDS encoding site-specific integrase → MASYQKRGGNSFLLIVEAGYNAKGRRIRRTKTIRVEESLLKTKRKLENHLNQELVKFEMEVQAGEYIAPEKKTIAAFKEDWLEKHAVKNLALRTRQNYEEKLNNYILPFLGHMKVSEVKPIHIVNFMNEVSKPEASKRKREGLSDSTLYEIDKTLRVLFNRAVEWRIISKSPLSDLRRPKIKRKEMKFLEGDEVHNLFEALQNEPSHWRLYFLTATIGGFRRGELIALQWSDIDFENEEIIITNSIPAFENGKPHIKSTKTNEYSRHVPMPSWYMELLKEHKLEYSKEKLQLGADWQGEGFEFIFHSGEGKPYWPASATRKWSEIRKKYNIKNVRLHDLRHTMVTLLIEEGAALKAIQQRAGHSSSKITSDVYGHLTKKVSRSTAEKFEKYNPNYKTAKESSN